A region from the Lycium barbarum isolate Lr01 chromosome 8, ASM1917538v2, whole genome shotgun sequence genome encodes:
- the LOC132608140 gene encoding putative disease resistance protein At3g15700 — translation MAFAFKHLQNSSPLKDFSITKLQSEIAKMMKLDLSTEDDDKKRAASRNPLEIGGGKLIITSRSVDVCKRIGCQMNLKVATLSMTESWELFVETLGHSGDLPKEIEEIAKKMTEKCDGLPLEIINMAASMRGVNDVFEWRERCPI, via the exons ATGGCATTTGCCTTCAAGCATCTGCAGAATTCATCACCTCTAAAG GATTTTAGCATTACTAAACTGCAAAGTGAGATTGCAAAGATGATGAAACTAGACCTTTCAACTGAGGATGACGATAAGAAAAGGGCAGCCA GTAGGAATCCCTTGGAAATTGGTGGAGGTAAACTGATTATAACTAGCCGATCAGTTGACGTGTGTAAAAGGATTGGCTGCCAAATGAATTTAAAAGTAGCAACTCTTTCAATGactgaatcttgggaattatttGTGGAGACACTTGGTCACTCTGGAGATCTCCCAAAAGAAATAGAAGAAATAGCAAAGAAGATGACAGAAAAATGTGATGGATTGCCACTTGAAATAATAAATATGGCTGCTAGTATGAGAGGAGTGAATGATGTTTTTGAGTGGAGAGAAAGGTGTCCAATCTGA